A window of the Candidatus Kryptoniota bacterium genome harbors these coding sequences:
- a CDS encoding endonuclease MutS2, translated as MIQRSEELQHSFEKLEFPKLLSYLRSICQTEIGSQYFDSLPVFSDKGGLEKEYRLVDQAHSLCVGNVFPDLTGVKDVRGSLARASKEGSFISGKELHNVAHLLHVVDLARKSLLKHKNDLSDISEIGFRLYPDTILGFNINRAIDDEGNVRDGASKELHTIRISLNRVHGNLRKKIISIARSFAEMEYSEDDIFTQRDGRLVLPVKSEFKRQIPGLIHGSSATGQTVFIEPSEAVDLNNEIISLQFEEQREIERILKDLTERVRAVVHQLLQDVEVLAYLDSLYARATYAMRLSAIVPAVGSTSVPRLVKARHPLLAIKMGRDKVVPVDMFLDDATRVVVISGPNSGGKTVTLKTVGLFVICNLTAIPLTADPGTELPIYERIFTEIGDEQSIENDLSTFTSRIKHFVGVLAAADEKSLVLVDEFGEETEPAEGAALASAILEELRDAGAMSFVTTHNSGLKVFASDAKAMINAAMEFDQKTLTPTYKLVLGRPGSSYAFEIAQRTGISVHIIDRSRKYVGEGRAKLENLLLRVEQLENELRDRVAEIKKEQELAETMRQEYERKVHSARKEASEIKSKAVEESERIARELNSTIENLVREIRESNADREIIKEAHAKAEEVKKSLSEMRIKETSKNKRFGIGDQVVLKGTLLAGHVTERANDKGELVVDVNGLKMRVHESELSETSEKNLKRDQTAVAVQSGISTKVDIRGMRPYEIQTTVEKFLDAAYLGGLTQVEIVHGTGTGSLKRAVEQLLKTHPFVSTFRAGEYGEGGQGVTIVTLKAE; from the coding sequence ATGATCCAACGCTCGGAAGAACTTCAACACTCGTTCGAGAAACTGGAATTTCCAAAACTTTTATCTTACCTGAGGTCGATCTGTCAAACTGAGATCGGGTCGCAGTATTTCGACTCGCTGCCGGTATTTTCCGATAAGGGCGGACTCGAGAAGGAGTACCGGCTTGTCGATCAGGCCCATTCGCTCTGCGTGGGAAATGTGTTCCCGGACCTGACAGGAGTGAAAGATGTCCGGGGTTCACTTGCACGCGCGTCCAAAGAGGGTAGCTTCATTTCAGGAAAGGAACTACACAACGTTGCACATTTGCTCCACGTCGTTGATCTCGCACGAAAAAGTCTCCTGAAACATAAAAACGACCTCTCCGACATATCGGAGATCGGATTCAGGCTGTACCCCGATACTATTTTGGGGTTCAATATCAACCGGGCGATCGACGACGAGGGAAACGTACGAGATGGAGCGAGCAAGGAGCTTCACACGATACGAATCAGCCTCAACCGTGTCCACGGAAACCTGAGGAAGAAGATCATTTCGATTGCCCGCTCGTTCGCGGAAATGGAGTATTCCGAAGATGACATATTCACCCAGCGCGATGGACGACTGGTTCTGCCGGTGAAGTCTGAATTCAAAAGACAAATTCCCGGTCTGATTCACGGTTCGAGCGCAACGGGTCAGACGGTATTCATTGAACCCTCGGAAGCCGTGGATTTGAATAACGAGATAATCTCGCTGCAGTTTGAGGAGCAGAGAGAAATCGAGAGAATTTTGAAAGACCTCACTGAAAGGGTGAGGGCCGTAGTTCATCAGCTCCTTCAAGATGTCGAGGTGCTTGCTTATTTGGATTCGCTTTACGCGAGGGCAACATATGCGATGAGGCTCTCCGCGATAGTGCCTGCGGTCGGGTCTACGAGCGTTCCGAGGCTGGTAAAAGCGCGACACCCGCTCCTCGCAATCAAAATGGGGAGGGACAAAGTAGTACCGGTCGACATGTTTCTCGATGATGCCACGCGAGTTGTCGTCATAAGCGGACCGAATTCAGGCGGGAAGACCGTTACGCTGAAAACAGTGGGTCTGTTTGTTATTTGCAATCTCACCGCGATACCGCTTACCGCTGATCCCGGCACCGAGTTACCGATCTACGAGCGTATTTTCACCGAGATTGGCGACGAGCAGTCCATCGAGAACGACCTGAGTACTTTCACTTCCCGTATCAAACATTTTGTAGGCGTGCTCGCGGCCGCTGACGAGAAATCTCTCGTCCTCGTGGACGAGTTCGGGGAAGAGACCGAGCCTGCCGAAGGAGCCGCGCTCGCCTCTGCGATCCTCGAGGAGTTGCGTGATGCAGGTGCGATGTCTTTCGTGACCACTCACAATTCCGGACTCAAGGTTTTCGCGAGCGATGCGAAGGCGATGATCAACGCCGCGATGGAGTTCGATCAAAAGACGCTTACTCCTACCTACAAGCTCGTGCTCGGAAGGCCCGGATCGAGTTACGCCTTCGAAATCGCGCAGCGTACGGGAATTAGTGTGCACATAATTGATCGCTCCCGCAAATACGTCGGCGAGGGACGGGCGAAGCTTGAAAATCTCCTCCTACGTGTTGAGCAGCTCGAAAACGAATTGCGGGACAGGGTAGCCGAAATAAAGAAGGAGCAGGAGCTTGCGGAGACGATGCGCCAGGAATACGAGCGCAAGGTTCACAGCGCAAGGAAGGAAGCGTCCGAGATAAAGTCGAAAGCCGTCGAAGAATCTGAAAGAATTGCACGTGAACTCAACAGCACGATTGAGAATCTTGTGAGAGAGATTCGAGAATCAAACGCCGACAGGGAGATCATAAAAGAAGCACATGCGAAAGCGGAGGAAGTCAAGAAGTCGCTGTCCGAAATGAGAATCAAGGAGACGTCGAAGAACAAACGGTTCGGCATAGGCGACCAGGTTGTACTCAAAGGCACTCTTCTTGCCGGGCATGTGACCGAGCGAGCGAATGACAAGGGAGAGCTCGTGGTCGACGTGAACGGATTGAAGATGCGGGTTCACGAAAGCGAACTCTCCGAAACCTCGGAAAAAAATCTCAAGAGGGATCAGACGGCCGTCGCCGTGCAATCAGGAATTTCAACAAAGGTCGATATCAGGGGAATGAGACCGTACGAGATCCAAACCACGGTAGAAAAGTTTCTTGACGCAGCTTATCTTGGCGGGCTCACACAAGTCGAGATTGTTCATGGCACGGGCACAGGGTCGTTGAAGCGGGCAGTAGAACAGCTCCTGAAAACTCATCCATTTGTGTCCACGTTTCGAGCCGGCGAGTATGGCGAAGGTGGACAGGGAGTCACAATCGTAACACTCAAAGCAGAGTGA
- a CDS encoding acetyl-CoA carboxylase biotin carboxylase subunit, translating into MTRDLRKILVANRGEIALRIMRTIREMGRASVAVYSDVDIAMPFVSYADEAYALGGNDARQTYLDIDKIVSIAKKAKVDAIHPGYGFLSENEEFALAVERAGIVFIGPGHAAIRSMGDKTEARKLVAQSGVPIVPGTSDPVADVQAAVKVASQIGYPLIIKAAAGGGGKGMRLVSERGQLDSSLRGAQSEALSAFGDGRVFIEKYVSNPRHIEFQILADGSGNVIHLFERECSIQRRHQKVIEETPSVLLDDKLREEMGSAAVNAAKACGYVNAGTVEFIMGGDGKFYFLEMNTRLQVEHAVTEMTVGLDLVREQINIAEGRAVDLRQVDVKRKGHAIECRIYAEDVYNDFLPVTGKLKLVRPPFGNWVRVDSGVETGSEISVFYDPMIAKLVVLDTTRDLAIRKMIRALSEFVILGVETTIPFCKFVMESDAFIRGDYSTHFVEESWNGRGAQMAGGKRNGLEVAAILAASELSRNPDETGRQGGTVTKRSTWLDGRFDS; encoded by the coding sequence ATGACAAGAGACCTCAGGAAAATTCTCGTCGCCAATCGCGGCGAGATAGCACTGCGAATAATGCGCACGATCCGTGAGATGGGGAGAGCATCGGTCGCCGTTTACTCGGACGTAGACATCGCGATGCCTTTTGTGTCATATGCGGATGAGGCTTACGCGCTCGGGGGAAATGACGCGCGCCAGACTTATCTGGACATCGATAAAATTGTCTCTATCGCGAAGAAGGCAAAGGTCGACGCAATTCACCCAGGCTACGGATTCCTTTCGGAGAATGAGGAGTTCGCGCTCGCTGTTGAACGGGCCGGAATCGTGTTCATAGGACCGGGTCATGCGGCAATAAGATCTATGGGTGACAAGACAGAAGCGAGAAAGCTCGTCGCGCAGAGCGGCGTCCCGATTGTGCCGGGCACATCAGATCCCGTTGCTGATGTGCAGGCTGCCGTGAAGGTCGCGTCGCAGATCGGATATCCGCTCATCATCAAAGCGGCCGCGGGCGGTGGTGGAAAGGGAATGAGACTCGTGTCCGAACGGGGTCAGCTCGATTCAAGTCTCAGGGGGGCACAATCGGAGGCGCTTTCGGCATTTGGAGATGGTAGAGTTTTCATCGAGAAATATGTTTCGAATCCGCGGCACATCGAATTCCAGATTCTCGCAGACGGGTCGGGAAATGTCATTCACCTTTTCGAAAGAGAGTGTTCGATACAGCGTCGGCATCAGAAAGTTATCGAAGAAACTCCGTCGGTTCTGCTCGACGATAAATTGAGGGAAGAAATGGGGAGCGCGGCGGTAAATGCTGCAAAAGCTTGTGGCTATGTGAACGCCGGCACTGTGGAGTTCATAATGGGCGGGGATGGTAAATTCTATTTTCTCGAGATGAATACAAGACTGCAGGTCGAACATGCTGTCACGGAGATGACAGTCGGCCTGGACCTCGTCAGGGAGCAAATCAATATTGCCGAAGGACGCGCAGTTGATCTCCGGCAGGTCGACGTGAAACGAAAGGGACACGCCATCGAATGCCGTATCTACGCCGAAGACGTTTATAATGATTTTCTTCCGGTCACAGGTAAGTTGAAACTCGTGCGTCCGCCTTTCGGTAACTGGGTCAGAGTAGACTCAGGCGTGGAGACGGGAAGCGAAATATCTGTCTTTTATGATCCCATGATCGCCAAGCTGGTCGTGTTGGATACCACGAGAGATTTGGCGATTCGGAAAATGATTCGTGCGCTGAGTGAGTTTGTAATCCTGGGAGTTGAGACGACAATTCCGTTCTGTAAGTTCGTGATGGAGAGCGACGCCTTCATTCGCGGTGACTATTCGACTCACTTTGTCGAAGAATCGTGGAACGGACGAGGCGCACAGATGGCAGGCGGAAAGAGAAACGGCCTTGAAGTCGCGGCGATCCTGGCCGCGTCTGAACTCTCTCGCAATCCCGACGAAACCGGACGCCAAGGTGGAACCGTCACAAAGAGATCGACATGGCTGGATGGGAGGTTCGATTCCTGA